The proteins below come from a single uncultured delta proteobacterium genomic window:
- a CDS encoding conserved exported hypothetical protein (Evidence 4 : Homologs of previously reported genes of unknown function), translated as MTTYSSFFRRALLALALALVLPAAALAASGLEYVTAEGKGSGATRAEAVNEALAEAVAKVNGLSISSQDVSALRVQLSSVEAQTKSGSLNASAASIEEAKMKQVATATKGLVQSYEVISEEPSATKQGWVDVVLQVTVGKYQLSAQTQRKRIAVMPFRVRQGAQPYEQRYAQLAAQGVVDYLSQTRRFAVLDRDFLKEKYREFDLLQGDDIPAAEKARVGNTLGTDYIVVGAVDILTAERKEEKVPYLNEVQLTYKVTARMTWRIIEAPTGMTVLSHSINEVQTKKVTATTKDDEIPGISSLAEATARIIGVRTMDTIYPMMAVGFGDGTITIGQGGDTLKQGQRFNLLQYGEILRDPYTKEPLGREEKKIAVVEVTDVLPKTSQAKVVEGSVTPGAFQEGQFILREAKADPAATAKPAPGTKTMKPKW; from the coding sequence ATGACAACATATTCTTCTTTCTTCCGCCGCGCCCTGCTGGCGCTGGCCCTGGCGCTGGTTTTGCCCGCCGCCGCCCTGGCGGCATCCGGCCTCGAGTACGTGACCGCCGAGGGCAAGGGCAGCGGCGCAACCCGCGCCGAGGCCGTAAACGAAGCCCTGGCCGAGGCCGTTGCCAAGGTGAACGGACTCAGCATTTCCTCGCAGGATGTTTCCGCGCTCCGCGTGCAGCTTTCCTCGGTGGAAGCGCAGACGAAAAGCGGCTCCCTGAACGCGAGCGCGGCCTCCATCGAGGAAGCCAAGATGAAGCAGGTCGCGACCGCGACCAAGGGCCTTGTCCAGAGCTACGAGGTCATTTCCGAAGAGCCTTCCGCCACCAAACAAGGTTGGGTGGACGTGGTTTTGCAAGTCACGGTGGGCAAATACCAGCTCTCGGCCCAGACCCAGCGCAAGCGCATCGCGGTTATGCCGTTCCGGGTCCGCCAGGGCGCCCAGCCGTATGAGCAGCGCTACGCCCAGCTCGCGGCCCAGGGGGTCGTGGACTACCTCTCGCAGACGCGGCGCTTTGCCGTGCTGGACCGGGACTTTCTCAAGGAAAAGTACAGGGAATTCGACCTGCTCCAGGGCGACGACATCCCGGCGGCCGAAAAGGCCAGGGTCGGCAACACGCTCGGCACGGACTATATCGTGGTCGGCGCGGTGGATATTCTCACCGCCGAACGCAAGGAAGAAAAAGTCCCGTACCTCAACGAAGTCCAGCTGACTTACAAGGTCACGGCCCGCATGACCTGGCGCATCATCGAGGCGCCCACGGGCATGACCGTGCTTTCCCACAGCATCAACGAAGTCCAGACCAAGAAGGTCACCGCCACGACCAAGGATGACGAAATCCCCGGCATATCTTCCCTCGCGGAAGCCACCGCCCGGATCATCGGCGTGCGGACCATGGACACGATCTATCCCATGATGGCCGTCGGCTTCGGGGATGGAACCATCACCATCGGCCAGGGCGGCGACACCCTGAAACAGGGGCAGCGTTTCAACCTGCTCCAGTACGGGGAAATTCTGCGCGATCCCTACACCAAGGAACCGCTCGGCCGGGAAGAAAAGAAAATCGCGGTGGTGGAAGTGACGGACGTGCTGCCCAAAACGTCCCAGGCCAAGGTTGTGGAAGGCTCCGTTACGCCCGGCGCGTTCCAGGAAGGCCAGTTCATCCTGCGTGAAGCCAAGGCGGATCCGGCGGCAACGGCCAAGCCCGCTCCGGGCACGAAAACCATGAAACCCAAGTGGTAG
- a CDS encoding conserved exported hypothetical protein (Evidence 4 : Homologs of previously reported genes of unknown function) — MGTMRVFCLALGLVLLVCGQAAAAEDEGKFRVAVGDLVISPSLSASAAKTVSESSLMADIENALRNGRKFEVLTRRASALAAIRKEQQLAASDLASGNAAESGQISNAQAIVNVEVLSFSFGRSSAKVPNIPNKYTVSDSSSIELSVQIIDTRTTSILASFPLKESTSGGSSVVNSVGGASRGVLDKTLEKVAGALANRVADTIFPVQVVSVKGGKLWANRGDDSGMKMGEVFEIFEPGEELTDPQTGESLGSTETEVGTAKVSRVNPKVTVLDIVKGDASAMKAGFILRRPVAKK; from the coding sequence ATGGGTACAATGAGAGTTTTTTGTCTGGCTCTGGGGCTTGTTCTGCTGGTTTGCGGGCAGGCCGCCGCCGCCGAGGACGAGGGAAAATTCAGGGTCGCCGTCGGTGATCTGGTTATAAGCCCTTCCCTTAGCGCGAGCGCCGCCAAAACCGTTTCCGAATCCAGCCTGATGGCGGATATTGAAAACGCTTTGCGTAACGGCCGTAAGTTCGAGGTTCTGACCCGCCGCGCCTCCGCCCTCGCGGCCATCCGCAAGGAGCAGCAGCTGGCGGCGAGCGATCTCGCCTCCGGGAACGCCGCCGAATCCGGGCAGATTTCCAACGCGCAGGCCATCGTGAACGTGGAAGTGCTCAGCTTCTCCTTTGGCCGCAGTTCCGCGAAGGTTCCCAACATTCCCAACAAATACACCGTGAGCGACTCTTCCAGCATCGAACTCAGCGTGCAGATCATCGACACGCGCACAACCTCGATCCTGGCCTCGTTCCCCCTCAAGGAATCCACTTCCGGCGGCTCTTCCGTGGTGAACAGCGTCGGCGGCGCGAGCCGCGGCGTTTTGGACAAGACCCTTGAAAAGGTGGCCGGGGCCCTGGCAAACCGGGTCGCGGACACCATTTTCCCGGTCCAGGTCGTCTCGGTCAAGGGCGGCAAGCTCTGGGCCAACCGCGGTGACGACTCCGGCATGAAGATGGGCGAAGTCTTTGAAATTTTTGAGCCCGGTGAAGAGCTGACAGACCCGCAGACCGGCGAATCCCTCGGCTCCACGGAAACGGAAGTCGGGACCGCCAAAGTCTCGCGCGTGAACCCGAAGGTGACCGTGCTCGACATCGTGAAGGGTGATGCCTCCGCCATGAAGGCGGGCTTCATCCTGCGGCGCCCCGTGGCGAAAAAATAA
- a CDS encoding conserved hypothetical protein (Evidence 4 : Homologs of previously reported genes of unknown function), with translation MNILSQSQLAELQQFDGPTVCNALEAFNCRPKNTGFMKPGMLPQIPLDKPMIGYAATAKVSSMSPGRPENAELLMGYYESVLNMADPTISVIQDTDPEPCGSFWGEVQATLHKTMGVVGTICTSGVRDIKEVAELGFGFFSNELRISHGYIHVENYNCPVNVCGLTVTPGDLLFADRHGVVCIPHAVAPSLARICREIANAELPMLEPTRALLKTGQKPTMDQIRAWRKGMEEARKKVTKLIEEI, from the coding sequence ATGAATATCCTGTCCCAGAGCCAATTGGCGGAACTCCAGCAGTTCGACGGCCCCACGGTCTGCAACGCGTTGGAGGCGTTCAACTGCCGGCCTAAGAACACCGGGTTCATGAAACCGGGCATGCTTCCCCAGATTCCGCTCGACAAGCCCATGATCGGGTACGCGGCCACGGCCAAGGTCAGCTCCATGAGCCCCGGCCGCCCCGAAAACGCGGAACTGCTTATGGGATATTACGAATCCGTCCTGAACATGGCCGACCCGACCATTTCCGTCATTCAGGACACGGACCCCGAGCCCTGCGGCAGCTTCTGGGGCGAAGTGCAGGCTACGCTCCACAAAACCATGGGCGTCGTCGGCACCATCTGCACCAGCGGCGTGCGCGACATCAAGGAAGTCGCCGAACTGGGCTTCGGCTTTTTTTCCAACGAGCTTCGCATCTCCCACGGCTACATCCACGTTGAAAACTACAACTGCCCGGTAAACGTTTGCGGCCTTACCGTGACCCCCGGTGACTTGCTGTTCGCGGACCGGCACGGCGTGGTGTGCATCCCGCACGCCGTCGCCCCGAGCCTCGCGCGGATCTGCCGGGAAATAGCCAACGCGGAACTCCCCATGCTCGAACCCACCCGCGCGCTGCTCAAAACCGGCCAAAAACCCACCATGGACCAGATACGCGCCTGGCGTAAAGGCATGGAAGAGGCCCGGAAAAAAGTCACCAAACTGATCGAGGAAATTTAA
- a CDS encoding exported hypothetical protein (Evidence 5 : No homology to any previously reported sequences), with translation MRNAMRLIMVAALTAALGIGAYSVQAAVAVGAVPNADIDESALAMNDMAKVDDVKTSEQQKRAKSADDVVRELIYAYMDKNKIQQGYNADKDKSFEIGIRAVGANTASPDFGKFRATAFDQAYGDALKSFVKSQSVQVSSQTVSSFFQDSSTKAGEFKEELSSGKSTLGALIDKVIALGDAITSDKLREHGIDPDQYNAADPDKKKVLLSESFRKVTTERAAKSLGGVVPLQTFIGQDGNGNESVGVIIMFSPKLQAVAEALRLGQKPAMNKQGPPLREVIPLEDNAKLYDLLGVRVLFDENGVVVVSYGQWANSYSGNDARLRSRYTNTAFAQAETQANAQISEFLNTNFSSEDYSETGEAMERALVKDGRSGNVIEPDATSGIVDIRKEVAKRKTSALLKGASTLKRWTYTTPDGHEIVGVVKTYSFANMEAANRQTGSGAKSAPAGSGTPGGRTGQDQMDINTF, from the coding sequence ATGCGAAACGCAATGCGTCTGATAATGGTAGCGGCACTGACCGCGGCGCTCGGCATCGGAGCATACTCCGTGCAGGCCGCCGTGGCCGTGGGGGCCGTGCCCAACGCCGATATTGACGAATCCGCCCTGGCCATGAACGACATGGCCAAAGTGGACGACGTGAAAACCTCGGAACAGCAGAAGCGGGCCAAATCCGCGGACGATGTGGTGCGTGAGCTGATCTACGCCTACATGGACAAAAACAAGATCCAGCAAGGCTATAACGCGGACAAGGACAAGAGCTTTGAAATAGGCATCCGCGCGGTCGGGGCGAATACCGCCAGCCCGGATTTCGGCAAATTCCGCGCCACCGCTTTTGACCAGGCCTACGGCGACGCGCTGAAATCTTTCGTCAAATCGCAGTCCGTGCAGGTCTCCTCGCAGACCGTGTCCTCGTTTTTCCAGGATTCCAGCACAAAGGCCGGCGAATTCAAGGAAGAGCTTTCTTCCGGCAAATCCACCCTCGGCGCGCTGATCGACAAGGTCATCGCTCTCGGCGACGCCATCACGAGCGACAAACTGCGCGAACACGGCATTGACCCGGATCAATACAACGCCGCCGACCCGGACAAGAAAAAAGTGCTCCTGAGCGAAAGCTTCCGCAAGGTCACCACTGAGCGGGCCGCCAAGAGCCTCGGCGGCGTGGTTCCCCTCCAGACCTTCATCGGCCAGGACGGCAACGGCAACGAGAGCGTGGGCGTTATCATCATGTTCTCGCCGAAGCTTCAGGCCGTTGCCGAGGCGCTGCGCCTTGGCCAGAAGCCGGCCATGAACAAACAGGGCCCGCCTCTCCGGGAAGTGATTCCCCTTGAAGACAACGCCAAGTTGTACGACCTTCTGGGCGTGCGGGTGCTGTTCGATGAAAACGGCGTTGTTGTGGTCAGCTACGGCCAGTGGGCCAACAGCTATTCCGGCAACGACGCGCGGCTGCGCTCGCGCTATACCAACACCGCCTTTGCCCAGGCCGAAACCCAGGCCAACGCCCAGATTTCCGAGTTCCTGAACACCAACTTCAGCAGCGAGGATTATTCCGAAACGGGCGAAGCCATGGAACGCGCGCTGGTCAAGGATGGACGCTCCGGCAACGTTATCGAGCCGGACGCCACCTCCGGCATCGTCGATATCCGCAAGGAAGTCGCCAAGCGGAAAACGAGCGCGTTGCTCAAGGGCGCTTCCACCCTCAAGCGCTGGACGTACACCACGCCGGACGGGCATGAGATCGTCGGCGTCGTCAAGACGTACAGCTTCGCCAATATGGAAGCCGCCAACCGCCAGACCGGCTCCGGCGCCAAGAGCGCTCCGGCCGGGTCCGGCACGCCGGGCGGCCGCACCGGCCAGGATCAGATGGATATCAACACGTTTTAA
- a CDS encoding exported hypothetical protein (Evidence 5 : No homology to any previously reported sequences), whose translation MRNTFAKLVLLGLIGVFGLAGCNSAMFGSQGDVSIMDSSDRTKMNTNIDLSDIIAFAENLTNKMLASPIFAKAKKPPRLVLGDIRQNTHDENLRVSDIYGRIQEVLLNSGQVRVLDTSATSFDYIVNPEISSIVNRAPDGRKKVDYTMVMKLYTLSGELKGQWSDDLTLFKK comes from the coding sequence ATGCGAAACACTTTTGCGAAACTTGTTCTTCTTGGCCTGATCGGCGTTTTCGGGCTTGCCGGCTGCAACTCGGCGATGTTCGGCTCCCAGGGCGACGTGTCCATCATGGATTCCTCGGACCGCACGAAGATGAACACCAACATCGACCTTTCCGACATCATCGCCTTCGCGGAAAACCTCACCAACAAAATGCTGGCTTCCCCGATCTTCGCCAAAGCCAAAAAGCCGCCCCGGCTTGTGCTCGGCGACATCCGCCAGAACACGCATGACGAAAACCTGCGCGTCAGCGATATCTACGGCCGCATCCAGGAAGTTCTCCTCAATTCCGGCCAGGTGCGCGTGCTGGATACTTCCGCCACCTCCTTCGACTATATCGTGAACCCGGAAATCTCCAGCATCGTTAACCGCGCTCCTGACGGCCGCAAAAAGGTCGACTATACCATGGTGATGAAGCTGTACACGCTTTCCGGCGAACTCAAGGGCCAGTGGTCCGACGACCTGACCCTGTTCAAGAAGTAA
- a CDS encoding conserved membrane hypothetical protein (Evidence 4 : Homologs of previously reported genes of unknown function), with the protein MAAVTAESKGISRFFDYVDVLVSLGIALFILKLWIFPNQDNVGDILTLCLIMVVEFIMVHSGAMMAFARAFSRFLPLVFVPLYGLFIWAFYLAAGDVNIVRLYCFAVFCRLFGGFFGSDAGVIARQFKCAFFHAMIYFAAFVLVGTGAVRPPRFGLTEPFLAAANYYSRAGDAYGMLLQTPHVALCFAFVYYMGLAAFDFWVAKNPGKLEKPI; encoded by the coding sequence ATGGCGGCTGTAACGGCGGAATCGAAGGGGATATCCCGCTTTTTTGATTACGTTGATGTTCTGGTAAGCTTGGGGATAGCCCTTTTCATCCTGAAACTCTGGATTTTTCCGAATCAGGACAACGTTGGCGACATCCTCACGCTCTGCCTTATTATGGTGGTCGAGTTCATCATGGTGCATTCGGGCGCGATGATGGCTTTTGCCCGCGCTTTTTCGCGGTTTCTTCCGCTGGTGTTCGTGCCGCTTTACGGTCTGTTCATCTGGGCCTTTTACCTTGCGGCAGGGGACGTAAACATCGTGCGGCTGTATTGCTTCGCCGTGTTTTGCCGCCTTTTCGGCGGCTTTTTCGGTTCTGATGCCGGCGTTATCGCGCGGCAGTTCAAATGCGCCTTTTTTCACGCCATGATCTATTTCGCGGCCTTTGTCCTCGTGGGCACAGGGGCGGTCCGGCCACCCCGGTTCGGCCTGACCGAACCGTTCCTCGCTGCCGCGAACTACTACAGCCGGGCGGGAGACGCTTACGGAATGCTGCTCCAAACGCCGCACGTCGCGCTGTGCTTCGCGTTCGTCTACTATATGGGGCTGGCCGCGTTCGATTTCTGGGTCGCGAAAAACCCGGGCAAGCTTGAAAAACCGATATAA
- a CDS encoding exported hypothetical protein (Evidence 5 : No homology to any previously reported sequences), with the protein MRHLLIALTLLCLAVAGCNGGGTAGGPHSVIATGQVDDTDFRIMVIYGNEELNSKVHVIRKALDDSGNLAKCSVTLQNTSSDTFVLEYQFRWLEQNGMPVMQTPAWNRVTLAPNAVKPLINMAKVPEAKTVEFTVQLPMSPLYQKPAEKK; encoded by the coding sequence ATGCGCCATTTACTCATAGCGCTTACGCTTCTCTGCCTTGCCGTGGCCGGGTGCAACGGCGGCGGAACGGCCGGCGGCCCGCACAGCGTGATAGCGACGGGCCAGGTCGACGACACGGATTTCCGGATCATGGTCATCTACGGCAACGAGGAACTCAACAGCAAGGTCCACGTCATTCGTAAGGCCCTTGACGACAGCGGCAACCTGGCCAAATGCTCGGTCACCCTGCAGAACACGTCGAGCGACACCTTTGTGTTGGAGTACCAGTTCCGCTGGCTCGAGCAGAACGGCATGCCCGTCATGCAGACGCCCGCCTGGAACCGGGTGACCCTCGCGCCCAACGCGGTGAAGCCACTCATCAACATGGCCAAGGTGCCGGAAGCCAAAACCGTTGAATTCACGGTGCAGTTGCCGATGTCGCCCCTGTATCAGAAACCCGCCGAGAAAAAATAG
- the glnS gene encoding glutamyl-tRNA synthetase (Evidence 2a : Function of homologous gene experimentally demonstrated in an other organism; PubMedId : 10860750, 1857417, 2464170, 2479982, 6288695, 6389180, 6749844, 9298646, 9562563; Product type e : enzyme), whose translation MTTETTPDMTGNESGAGPKDFIRVKIEEDNASGKYGKRVHTRFPPEPNGYLHIGHAKSICLNFGVAREYGGTCNLRFDDTNPVKEDVEYVESIKNDVRWLGFSWEGHELYASDYFGKLYEFAETLIRNGKAFVDSQSAEEIHATRGTLTEPGKNSPYRDRSEAENLDLFNRMKAGEFPDGAHVLRAKIDMASPNVMMRDPVLYRIRHAHHHRTGDTWCIYPMYDFAHCLSDSIEGITHSLCTLEFENNRELYNWLLAAVGVPTPRPEQTEFARLNVTHMVLSKRKLIQLVREGHVAGWDDPRMPTLSGLRRKGYPPEAIRDFCNRVGVARAAGTVVEYSLLEFCVRERLNAICSRVMAVLDPVKIVIENYPEDRVEWFDMPYFPKEGGGTPEGHAGPESRKVPFGRELYIEREDFLEDAPKKFFRLAPGKEVRLRYAYYVTCTGVVKNAAGEITEIRCTYDPATKGGDSPDGRKVKGTLHWVAASHALPVETRLYEHLFGASEADIPEGGTFLDGINPDSLRVVTAMAEPAVADVKAGDRVQFERLGYFRADEDSAPGKPVFNRTATLKDSWAKEAKKE comes from the coding sequence ATGACCACCGAGACTACTCCCGACATGACCGGGAACGAGAGCGGCGCGGGCCCCAAAGACTTTATCCGCGTCAAAATTGAAGAGGACAACGCTTCCGGCAAGTACGGCAAACGCGTGCACACGCGCTTCCCGCCGGAACCCAACGGGTACCTGCACATAGGCCACGCCAAATCCATCTGCCTGAACTTCGGCGTGGCCAGGGAATACGGCGGCACGTGCAACCTGCGCTTTGACGATACCAACCCGGTGAAAGAAGACGTGGAGTACGTCGAATCCATCAAGAACGACGTGCGCTGGCTCGGCTTTTCCTGGGAAGGGCACGAATTGTACGCCTCCGACTATTTCGGCAAACTCTACGAATTCGCCGAGACGCTCATCCGGAACGGCAAAGCCTTTGTGGACAGCCAGAGCGCCGAGGAAATCCACGCGACGCGCGGCACCCTGACCGAACCGGGTAAAAATAGCCCCTACCGGGACCGGAGCGAAGCGGAAAACCTCGACCTCTTCAACCGTATGAAAGCCGGGGAATTCCCCGACGGCGCGCATGTGCTCCGGGCGAAAATAGACATGGCCTCGCCCAACGTCATGATGCGCGACCCGGTCTTGTACCGCATTCGCCACGCGCATCACCACAGAACCGGCGACACATGGTGCATCTACCCCATGTACGACTTCGCGCACTGTCTTTCCGACTCCATCGAGGGCATTACCCATTCCCTCTGCACATTGGAATTCGAGAACAACCGCGAGTTGTACAACTGGCTTCTCGCGGCCGTGGGCGTGCCCACACCCCGGCCCGAGCAGACGGAATTCGCCCGGCTTAACGTCACGCACATGGTGCTTTCCAAGCGCAAGCTCATCCAGCTCGTCCGGGAAGGCCATGTCGCGGGCTGGGACGACCCGCGCATGCCCACGCTCTCCGGCCTGCGCCGCAAAGGGTACCCGCCGGAAGCCATCCGCGATTTCTGCAACCGGGTGGGGGTGGCGAGAGCCGCCGGCACGGTTGTGGAATACAGCCTGCTGGAATTTTGCGTGCGCGAGCGGCTCAACGCCATCTGCTCCCGGGTGATGGCCGTTCTCGACCCCGTCAAGATCGTCATCGAGAACTACCCCGAAGACCGGGTGGAATGGTTTGACATGCCCTATTTCCCCAAGGAAGGCGGCGGCACGCCCGAGGGCCACGCCGGGCCGGAAAGCCGTAAGGTGCCTTTCGGCCGCGAATTGTATATCGAGCGCGAGGATTTCCTCGAGGACGCGCCCAAGAAATTCTTCCGTCTCGCGCCGGGCAAGGAAGTGCGCTTACGCTACGCCTATTACGTCACCTGCACCGGGGTCGTCAAAAACGCGGCCGGGGAGATCACGGAAATACGCTGCACGTACGACCCGGCAACCAAAGGCGGGGACAGCCCGGACGGCCGCAAGGTCAAGGGCACGCTTCACTGGGTTGCCGCGAGCCACGCCCTGCCCGTGGAAACGCGCTTGTATGAACACCTGTTCGGCGCGTCTGAAGCGGATATCCCCGAAGGCGGCACCTTCCTGGACGGGATCAACCCGGATTCCCTCCGCGTCGTGACCGCCATGGCCGAGCCCGCCGTGGCCGACGTCAAAGCCGGGGACCGCGTGCAGTTCGAGCGGCTCGGCTATTTCCGCGCGGACGAGGATTCCGCTCCGGGCAAACCCGTGTTCAACCGGACCGCCACCCTCAAGGACTCCTGGGCCAAGGAAGCGAAAAAGGAATAA
- a CDS encoding conserved hypothetical protein (Evidence 4 : Homologs of previously reported genes of unknown function): protein MQLKLTTPLPGRAAQSEMAPLYRQPALLKDIPPDALESAVLALLFPANEGKSREELLDWSVLLLRRNSYPGAHSGQISFPGGKREAGDADLWATACRETCEEVGIGAACLNRVGALTKTYIPASNFVIYPYVAVARPEARVCLAPREVVEYRLVPIRTLDPGKAVTLDFTYECGTKPAPAWLYEGFTIWGATAMMLAEFYRVIDRGLLVRN, encoded by the coding sequence ATGCAGTTGAAACTTACCACCCCCCTGCCCGGAAGAGCGGCCCAGAGCGAAATGGCCCCGCTGTACCGGCAGCCCGCCTTGCTCAAGGATATCCCGCCCGATGCGCTGGAGTCCGCCGTGCTTGCCCTGCTTTTTCCCGCCAACGAGGGGAAGAGCCGGGAAGAACTGCTGGACTGGTCCGTGCTGCTCCTGCGCCGGAACAGCTATCCCGGCGCGCACTCGGGCCAGATTTCCTTCCCCGGCGGCAAGCGGGAGGCGGGGGACGCCGATCTCTGGGCGACCGCCTGCCGTGAAACCTGCGAGGAAGTGGGGATCGGGGCGGCTTGCCTGAACAGGGTGGGGGCCCTGACCAAAACGTATATCCCGGCCAGCAACTTTGTGATTTATCCTTACGTCGCGGTGGCCCGCCCCGAGGCCAGGGTCTGCCTCGCCCCGCGCGAGGTCGTGGAATACCGCCTGGTGCCGATCAGGACGCTGGACCCGGGAAAAGCCGTCACGCTCGACTTCACCTATGAATGCGGCACCAAACCCGCCCCGGCCTGGCTGTACGAGGGGTTCACCATATGGGGAGCCACGGCCATGATGCTGGCGGAGTTTTACCGGGTGATCGACCGGGGGCTGCTCGTCAGGAATTGA
- a CDS encoding exported hypothetical protein (Evidence 5 : No homology to any previously reported sequences), whose product MKKLLILICASALLSSGCIGGKSDRMGLGADGTLTNYADSYKPARDMLLGGKFDELASKMKENAPDKEGNKLTDDEHKEKLVAEYSEIALLERGLLTLNSGDFRRAIHYFDAAELKMDQEDEKGMLAKGASAGGKGLLVGLTGSEEASDYNLRGYEKVMLYNYKALCYMLMGDRRAYNVTRRAITKQQEEWEIFKTMVEKAKAEEEKQLAESGSSKGALESGDTRDDYTKKKAASVSSAFVNPFADYMNGMIMEIDSIQDRTIRDNAALAYKKVLENNAKCTMAKQAHDQLKKGSAPKGQKMVQVILADGFSPERRVQTSGYQVGKLTAIVNYTQAIPYPSTIASAKAGNVTLAPLSDMEAIILRDDQDCAPFRNMMFVAAAVRSGAASYLGGSTLAGLTSKMQNPDTRSWLTLPGKMLIARMYVPAGQKQIELQTRNASGRVVSSKKVDLAAKGPTVIYAVSYDTQLRAYANDNSWLAQ is encoded by the coding sequence GTGAAAAAACTACTCATTCTGATATGCGCCTCGGCGCTGCTTTCTTCCGGCTGCATCGGCGGTAAAAGCGACCGCATGGGCCTTGGGGCGGACGGCACGCTGACAAACTACGCGGACAGCTACAAACCCGCGCGGGACATGCTCCTTGGCGGCAAGTTCGACGAACTCGCGTCGAAAATGAAGGAAAACGCCCCGGATAAAGAGGGCAACAAGCTTACCGACGACGAGCACAAAGAAAAGCTGGTCGCGGAATACAGCGAAATCGCCCTTCTGGAACGCGGTCTCCTGACCCTGAACAGCGGCGATTTCCGGCGCGCCATCCATTACTTTGACGCCGCCGAGCTCAAGATGGACCAGGAAGACGAAAAGGGCATGCTCGCCAAGGGCGCGTCCGCCGGCGGCAAAGGGCTCCTGGTCGGCCTCACCGGGTCCGAGGAAGCCTCCGACTACAACCTTCGCGGGTACGAGAAGGTCATGCTCTACAACTATAAGGCGCTCTGCTACATGCTGATGGGCGACCGCCGTGCGTACAACGTCACGCGCCGGGCCATCACCAAGCAGCAGGAAGAGTGGGAAATCTTCAAGACCATGGTCGAAAAGGCCAAGGCGGAAGAAGAAAAGCAGCTGGCCGAAAGCGGCTCCTCCAAGGGCGCGCTTGAAAGCGGCGACACGCGCGACGATTACACCAAGAAAAAAGCAGCGTCCGTCAGCAGCGCTTTCGTGAACCCCTTTGCCGACTACATGAACGGCATGATTATGGAAATCGACAGCATCCAGGACCGCACCATCCGGGACAACGCCGCCCTGGCCTACAAAAAGGTTCTGGAAAACAACGCCAAATGCACCATGGCCAAGCAGGCCCACGACCAGTTGAAGAAAGGCTCCGCCCCGAAAGGCCAGAAAATGGTCCAGGTCATTCTTGCCGATGGGTTCTCCCCCGAGCGGCGGGTGCAGACCTCCGGCTACCAGGTGGGCAAACTCACGGCCATCGTGAACTACACCCAGGCCATCCCGTATCCTTCCACCATCGCGAGCGCCAAGGCCGGTAACGTCACCCTGGCTCCCCTGAGCGACATGGAAGCCATCATCCTGCGCGACGACCAGGACTGCGCGCCGTTCCGCAACATGATGTTCGTGGCGGCCGCCGTGCGTTCCGGCGCGGCGAGCTACCTCGGCGGCAGCACGCTCGCGGGGCTGACCAGCAAGATGCAGAACCCGGATACCCGCTCCTGGCTCACGCTGCCGGGCAAGATGCTTATCGCCCGCATGTACGTTCCCGCCGGGCAGAAGCAGATCGAACTGCAGACCAGGAACGCTTCCGGCAGGGTCGTCAGCTCGAAGAAGGTCGATCTTGCGGCCAAGGGTCCCACGGTCATCTACGCGGTGAGCTACGATACGCAACTGCGCGCCTATGCCAACGACAACTCCTGGCTGGCCCAATAG